A single window of Flavobacterium sp. 140616W15 DNA harbors:
- a CDS encoding DUF349 domain-containing protein, with protein MLEEKNDNLQEADGKLEIESANSTENNETVSVEINESESETIVSESENTIAPSNEELSDKETVAETQNQTALDAITNSNAEESEDETLKERHDLPMHDYNTFSLDELVAELKKLVSSDKVMSVKEHIEEIKKSFLLQYNHLIEEKREEFNAENQDPNEEFQYHSPLKTKFDEYYNIFRDHRNAHFKSLQTNLKSNLENRLAIVEELKELINPQENIKDTLKHFNELRERWKNAGSIPKDKYNHVWNNYHFHVENFYDYLHLDREARDLDFKHNLEQKQKIVARVEELVNEADVSKAFRELQDLHKIWKEDIGPVSKEHRDEIWNKFSELTKKIHDKREVLFENIRGSELENLEVKKNIISQIEALATEKVNTHSLWLQQIEKVEALRSAFFAAGKVPSDVNEATWSAFKTAVRNFNTFKNSFYKDIKKDQNDNLNKKMALVAKAKELQESTDYEATTPIMKKIQEEWKQIGHVPRKYSDKIWKDFKDACNSYFDKLKEHKNEENGDEVAAFDNKKAYLETIREFQLTGDHKTDLDAIKLHIETWKGFGKVPFPRRHIEGKFNKILDALFEKLSLSKKETEMIRFSNRIDNLSESNDTRKLDNEKIFLMRKIEEVQNEIFQLENNIQFFTNTKNAKKENSIVLEVRKNIALHKESLDVWKEKLHQLRNLDSNN; from the coding sequence ATGTTAGAAGAAAAGAATGATAACCTGCAAGAGGCAGATGGAAAATTAGAAATTGAATCTGCAAATTCAACTGAAAACAATGAAACTGTTTCAGTTGAAATTAATGAAAGTGAATCGGAAACCATTGTATCTGAATCTGAGAATACAATAGCTCCTTCTAACGAAGAGTTATCAGATAAAGAAACTGTTGCCGAAACTCAAAACCAGACTGCACTAGATGCAATAACCAATTCTAATGCCGAAGAGAGTGAAGATGAAACGCTGAAAGAGCGCCATGACCTTCCGATGCATGATTATAATACTTTTTCGCTAGACGAACTAGTAGCAGAGCTAAAAAAATTAGTCTCGTCAGATAAGGTTATGTCTGTAAAAGAACATATTGAAGAAATCAAAAAATCGTTTTTGCTACAGTACAATCATCTTATCGAAGAAAAAAGAGAAGAATTTAATGCTGAAAATCAAGATCCAAACGAAGAATTTCAATATCATTCTCCATTAAAAACGAAATTTGATGAATATTACAACATATTCAGAGATCATAGAAATGCTCACTTTAAAAGCCTACAAACCAATCTGAAATCTAATTTAGAAAACAGATTAGCCATTGTTGAGGAGTTAAAAGAGCTTATTAATCCGCAAGAAAACATAAAAGATACTCTTAAACATTTTAATGAACTAAGAGAAAGATGGAAAAATGCAGGTTCAATTCCAAAAGATAAATACAATCACGTATGGAATAACTACCATTTTCATGTAGAAAATTTTTATGATTATTTACATTTAGATCGCGAAGCAAGAGATTTAGATTTTAAACACAATCTGGAACAAAAACAAAAAATTGTTGCTCGCGTAGAAGAATTAGTAAATGAAGCAGATGTAAGCAAAGCATTTAGAGAGCTACAAGATTTACATAAAATCTGGAAAGAAGATATTGGTCCTGTTTCTAAAGAACACCGTGATGAAATATGGAATAAGTTTAGTGAATTAACTAAAAAAATTCATGATAAACGCGAAGTTTTATTCGAAAACATTAGAGGTTCAGAACTTGAAAACCTAGAAGTTAAGAAAAATATCATTTCGCAAATCGAAGCTCTTGCTACCGAAAAAGTAAATACACACTCTTTATGGTTGCAACAAATAGAAAAAGTAGAAGCTTTACGTTCTGCATTTTTTGCAGCCGGAAAAGTTCCTTCAGATGTAAACGAAGCTACTTGGAGTGCTTTTAAAACTGCCGTTAGAAATTTTAATACTTTTAAAAACTCTTTTTACAAGGACATTAAAAAAGACCAAAACGACAATTTAAATAAAAAAATGGCCTTGGTAGCCAAAGCCAAAGAATTACAAGAAAGTACCGATTACGAGGCAACTACTCCTATAATGAAAAAAATTCAGGAGGAGTGGAAACAAATTGGACATGTTCCTAGAAAATACTCTGATAAAATCTGGAAAGATTTTAAGGATGCTTGTAATAGTTATTTTGACAAATTAAAAGAACATAAAAACGAAGAAAATGGTGATGAAGTAGCTGCTTTTGACAATAAAAAAGCATACTTAGAAACTATTAGAGAATTCCAACTTACCGGTGATCATAAAACCGATCTTGATGCTATAAAATTACACATCGAGACATGGAAAGGCTTCGGAAAAGTACCTTTCCCTAGACGTCATATCGAAGGTAAATTCAATAAAATTCTAGATGCGCTTTTTGAAAAATTAAGCCTAAGCAAAAAAGAAACAGAAATGATTCGTTTTTCAAACAGAATTGATAATTTATCAGAAAGCAACGATACGAGAAAATTAGACAACGAGAAAATTTTCTTAATGCGTAAAATTGAAGAAGTTCAAAATGAAATTTTCCAATTAGAGAATAACATTCAGTTCTTTACCAATACAAAAAATGCTAAAAAAGAAAATTCAATAGTTCTAGAAGTTCGCAAAAACATTGCACTTCACAAAGAAAGCCTTGATGTTTGGAAAGAGAAATTACACCAATTAAGAAATTTAGATTCAAACAACTAA
- a CDS encoding glycoside hydrolase family 1 protein produces the protein MIVFLKVLVITIILYLLIIIYLSIKHPVISWDWTKRNTNNLNFPKDFHWGTATAAHQVEGGHTNSNWSWWENQKNEKGKPRIDNGDKAGLATDHWNLYPKDIELMQELGVNSYRFSLSWSKINPEEGKFNSDAIQHYSDVIDSLLAKQIIPNITLHHFEEPLWFMNKGGFEKEENISYFLLFVKTVFEKYSDRVTYWTTFNEINVYTNLAFMSDIFPPGKKNSKIAGRVLKNILITHTQAYKIIKNLSNGKESQIGIVKDIFFFEPKNRWNLLDWIGALVANDNFNNSSLNFFETGKYHFGVPFQANENYFDKDAPNTIDFMGLNYYSHYATTFKFIEHEKMFSPVAGEDMTDMDYTVYPEGIYRAIKRMSRIRKPIIITETGIADAKDNKRGLFIEREIFAISEAIKDGYDVRGYYYWSLIDNFEWSLGYDKKFGLYSVNLETQERKLKNGGKHYQAIIKRFSNKKQ, from the coding sequence ATGATTGTATTTTTAAAAGTGCTTGTTATTACTATAATACTCTACCTGCTCATAATTATTTATCTTTCTATTAAACATCCTGTTATAAGCTGGGATTGGACTAAAAGAAACACCAATAATTTAAATTTTCCAAAAGATTTTCATTGGGGAACTGCTACTGCGGCACATCAAGTTGAAGGTGGTCATACTAATAGCAACTGGTCTTGGTGGGAAAATCAAAAAAACGAAAAAGGTAAACCGCGAATTGATAATGGTGATAAAGCAGGTCTTGCCACCGATCATTGGAATCTATATCCCAAAGATATCGAGCTCATGCAGGAATTAGGCGTTAACTCCTATCGCTTCTCTTTATCATGGAGTAAAATAAACCCCGAGGAAGGAAAATTTAACTCCGATGCTATTCAACATTACTCGGATGTAATTGACAGCTTATTAGCTAAGCAAATCATCCCAAACATTACCTTGCACCATTTTGAAGAACCGCTGTGGTTTATGAATAAAGGAGGATTTGAAAAAGAAGAAAACATCTCTTACTTTTTATTGTTTGTAAAAACTGTATTTGAAAAATACAGTGATCGCGTTACGTATTGGACAACTTTTAATGAAATTAATGTGTACACAAATCTGGCTTTTATGTCAGACATATTTCCTCCAGGCAAAAAGAATTCAAAAATTGCAGGAAGGGTTTTGAAAAATATATTAATTACCCACACACAAGCTTATAAAATAATAAAAAACCTATCAAATGGTAAGGAATCACAAATAGGGATTGTAAAAGACATTTTTTTCTTTGAACCTAAAAATAGATGGAACTTACTGGATTGGATCGGAGCTTTGGTTGCTAATGACAATTTTAATAATTCATCATTAAACTTCTTCGAAACAGGAAAATATCATTTTGGAGTTCCATTTCAAGCTAATGAAAATTATTTCGACAAAGATGCTCCTAATACTATAGACTTTATGGGTCTCAATTATTACTCGCATTATGCTACTACATTTAAGTTCATTGAGCATGAAAAAATGTTTTCACCAGTGGCTGGTGAAGATATGACTGATATGGATTATACTGTTTACCCTGAAGGAATTTATAGAGCAATTAAACGAATGTCACGAATCAGGAAACCAATCATTATCACTGAAACAGGTATTGCCGATGCCAAAGACAACAAAAGAGGCCTGTTTATAGAAAGAGAAATATTTGCCATATCAGAAGCTATAAAAGATGGATATGACGTAAGAGGATATTATTATTGGTCTTTAATTGATAATTTTGAATGGAGTTTAGGATACGATAAAAAATTCGGATTGTATTCAGTAAATCTAGAAACGCAAGAAAGAAAATTAAAAAATGGAGGTAAACATTATCAGGCAATTATAAAACGTTTTTCAAACAAAAAACAATGA
- a CDS encoding shikimate dehydrogenase: MIDTLKRRFGLLGKNISYSFSKGYFTEKFSDEHFKGCSYENFDIPEINHFTTLTKTNPDLKGLNVTIPYKQQVLPFLDKLSKKATLIGAVNTIKFTKKGKLKGYNTDYYGFKKSLKPLLKSHHKKALILGTGGASKAVAYALDELGILYTFVSREAKENIIDYNLINATTFDNYQIIINSTPVGTSPNIEACPAIPYEYFTKKHIAYDLIYNPEETTFLRKAKENGATIKNGYDMLIFQAEKAWKIWNK; encoded by the coding sequence ATGATTGATACTTTAAAAAGACGTTTTGGCTTGTTAGGAAAAAATATTAGTTACTCTTTTTCGAAAGGTTATTTTACTGAGAAATTCAGCGACGAACATTTTAAAGGATGTAGTTATGAAAATTTTGACATTCCAGAGATTAATCATTTTACAACGTTGACAAAAACCAATCCTGATTTAAAAGGATTAAACGTAACGATTCCTTACAAACAACAAGTATTGCCCTTTTTAGATAAATTATCAAAAAAAGCTACATTAATCGGTGCTGTAAATACTATCAAGTTTACCAAAAAAGGAAAACTAAAAGGATACAACACCGATTATTATGGTTTTAAAAAATCACTGAAGCCTTTATTAAAGTCACACCACAAAAAAGCATTAATTTTAGGTACAGGAGGCGCTTCAAAAGCTGTTGCCTATGCTTTGGATGAATTAGGTATTTTATACACTTTTGTATCTCGCGAAGCCAAAGAGAATATTATAGATTATAATTTAATCAATGCTACTACTTTTGATAATTATCAAATTATAATCAATAGTACACCCGTTGGTACAAGCCCAAATATTGAAGCTTGTCCAGCAATTCCATATGAATATTTCACAAAAAAACATATTGCCTACGATTTAATATACAATCCGGAAGAAACTACATTTCTTAGAAAAGCAAAAGAAAACGGAGCCACAATAAAAAACGGATACGATATGCTTATTTTTCAAGCCGAGAAAGCCTGGAAGATTTGGAATAAATAG
- a CDS encoding tetratricopeptide repeat protein yields MQLSNEEEDYNLSLSKFESMLKTNKVLFFDSEEFEEIILHYLDIGKANLAKKALKLALDQHPKSTGLKLVQVEMLVYDDKLEIAEKLLNELYAIEPNNEEIYIQKANIYSKRDQHEKAVELLKIALEYTDDFADVYNLIGMEYLFMDNLEMAKDSFIKCLEEDLEDQSALYNVVYCFEFLDQNQEAITYLNKYINKNPYSEIAWHQLGRLHYGIKEYESAIRAFDYATLIDDEFLGAFMERAKAFERLKKYAEAIESYNRTIELDDATSYALLRIGKCYEKLGNKALALKYYNKTVHEDPLLDKGWIAITDFYVRQKNYQKALFFVNKALAIDNQNRLYWKRYATINKQMNFFEEAEFGYRKAVEFGDHSLDTWLFWVDILQFLGEFESAIQTLLQATEYFPEENEIEYRLAGLYFMIQENTKAKFHLSNGLRLKFDNYILIEDLFPVVWTKKTVKNYIEKHRKE; encoded by the coding sequence ATGCAATTAAGCAACGAAGAAGAAGATTATAACCTATCCCTATCCAAATTTGAGTCGATGTTAAAAACTAACAAAGTACTCTTTTTTGATTCAGAAGAATTTGAAGAGATTATTCTTCATTATCTGGACATAGGTAAGGCTAATTTAGCGAAGAAAGCCTTAAAACTTGCATTAGACCAACATCCAAAATCTACAGGCTTAAAATTAGTACAAGTAGAGATGCTAGTGTATGACGACAAACTCGAAATAGCCGAAAAGCTTTTAAACGAGTTATACGCAATCGAACCCAACAACGAAGAAATTTATATCCAAAAGGCAAATATCTATTCTAAGAGAGACCAACACGAAAAAGCAGTCGAACTGCTTAAAATCGCCTTAGAATATACTGATGATTTTGCCGATGTGTATAATTTAATCGGTATGGAATATCTTTTTATGGATAATCTTGAAATGGCGAAAGATAGCTTTATCAAATGTCTGGAAGAAGATTTAGAAGACCAATCGGCCTTATACAACGTAGTGTATTGTTTTGAATTTTTAGATCAAAATCAAGAAGCTATTACTTATTTAAACAAGTACATTAACAAAAATCCTTACAGTGAAATCGCTTGGCATCAGCTAGGACGCTTACATTATGGTATAAAAGAATACGAAAGTGCAATTCGCGCTTTTGATTATGCCACTTTAATTGACGATGAATTCCTAGGAGCTTTCATGGAAAGAGCCAAAGCATTTGAACGTTTAAAAAAATATGCCGAAGCAATAGAAAGCTACAACCGTACCATCGAACTTGATGATGCAACTTCATATGCATTATTAAGAATTGGAAAATGTTACGAAAAACTAGGAAACAAAGCCTTAGCATTAAAATATTACAATAAAACAGTTCATGAAGACCCGCTTTTAGACAAAGGATGGATTGCCATAACTGATTTTTATGTACGTCAGAAAAACTACCAAAAAGCATTGTTTTTTGTCAACAAAGCATTAGCTATAGACAATCAAAACCGTTTGTATTGGAAACGTTATGCAACGATAAACAAACAAATGAACTTTTTTGAAGAAGCAGAGTTTGGCTACCGAAAAGCAGTAGAATTTGGTGATCATTCACTTGATACTTGGTTGTTCTGGGTAGATATACTTCAGTTTTTAGGCGAGTTTGAGAGTGCTATACAAACCTTATTACAAGCAACTGAATATTTTCCAGAAGAAAACGAAATTGAATATCGTTTGGCTGGACTCTATTTTATGATACAGGAAAATACAAAAGCGAAATTCCATTTAAGTAATGGATTACGATTAAAATTTGATAATTACATCTTAATCGAAGACTTATTTCCAGTAGTTTGGACAAAAAAAACAGTTAAAAATTATATTGAAAAACATAGAAAAGAATAA
- a CDS encoding aspartate aminotransferase family protein, with protein MNPDFIKYQAQTSPYPLGMEVSHAIGSYIYDTNNKKYLDFVAGVSACTLGHQHPRVNQAIKDQLDKYSHVMVYGEYSQSPAVEYCKLMASLLPESLNKTYLVNSGTEAIEGALKLARRTTGRSQLISCYNAYHGNTMGSMSVMGFEERKQAFRPLIPDVDFITFNNEEDLQKITTKTAGIILETIQGGAGFIEPHDNFLQKVRKRCDEVGAMMIVDEIQPGFGRTGKLFGFQNYDVVPDIVVMGKGMGGGMPVGAFTASAEKMDLLTENPKLGHITTFGGHPVIASACLATLKEITETNLMPETLEKEKLIRSLLVHPLIKEVRGRGLMLAAMTESAEITNEVILTCQDRGLILFWLLFEGTAVRITPPLTISEEEIREGCAIILDVMDEILNKKNN; from the coding sequence ATGAATCCAGATTTTATAAAATACCAAGCACAAACATCACCCTATCCATTAGGAATGGAAGTTTCTCATGCCATAGGATCTTACATATACGACACCAATAATAAAAAATATTTAGATTTCGTAGCTGGCGTTTCAGCCTGTACACTAGGTCATCAGCACCCAAGAGTTAATCAAGCTATAAAAGACCAGCTAGACAAATATTCACACGTAATGGTCTACGGGGAATATTCGCAAAGCCCAGCCGTAGAGTACTGCAAACTTATGGCTTCCCTCCTTCCCGAATCTCTGAATAAAACTTATTTAGTAAATTCAGGAACAGAAGCTATTGAAGGCGCTTTAAAACTAGCCCGAAGAACAACAGGACGCAGTCAGTTAATATCATGTTATAATGCTTATCATGGTAACACAATGGGATCAATGAGTGTTATGGGATTCGAAGAGCGCAAACAAGCCTTTAGACCCTTAATTCCTGATGTAGATTTTATAACCTTCAATAATGAAGAAGATTTACAAAAAATCACCACAAAGACAGCAGGAATAATACTCGAAACAATACAAGGAGGAGCAGGATTTATAGAACCTCATGACAACTTTTTACAAAAAGTACGTAAACGCTGCGACGAAGTTGGTGCCATGATGATTGTTGATGAAATTCAGCCAGGATTTGGAAGAACTGGAAAATTATTCGGATTCCAGAATTACGACGTCGTTCCCGATATCGTCGTTATGGGAAAAGGAATGGGAGGCGGAATGCCAGTAGGCGCATTTACAGCTTCGGCAGAAAAAATGGACTTACTTACCGAAAACCCAAAACTGGGGCATATAACTACATTTGGAGGACACCCTGTCATTGCGTCAGCCTGCTTGGCAACTTTGAAGGAAATTACCGAAACAAACCTAATGCCCGAAACATTAGAAAAAGAAAAGCTAATTAGAAGCCTTTTGGTACATCCTTTGATTAAGGAAGTTAGAGGAAGAGGATTAATGCTTGCAGCTATGACAGAGAGTGCCGAGATAACAAACGAAGTTATCTTAACCTGTCAGGACAGAGGGCTCATTTTATTCTGGTTATTGTTTGAAGGAACTGCCGTACGTATTACACCTCCGTTAACAATTTCTGAAGAAGAAATAAGAGAAGGTTGTGCCATCATCCTAGATGTAATGGATGAAATTTTAAACAAAAAGAATAATTAG
- a CDS encoding OstA-like protein → MKKSLFFIYSCLLILSVNLGIAQAPKKIIIENADWSTVDQEAVPDALLLTGNVKINHDGVTLTCNKAYFFQKENYLKAFGNVQIVQGDTLFLNSKYAEYSGNFKKAFATGNPVMSSPDATLQTDTINFDRNVQEVYYNSKGTIINKENTLESKSGRYYVAEKKFKFLTAVTITNPKYVIKSNHLDYYSNSGHSYLFGPSTITSKTDYIYTEKGFYDTKKNLAHFLRKSYIRYDDRLIEGDSLYYDRNKDFASATRNVKITDSINRGIVKGHYAEIYKQKDSMFVTKRAVAINFVENDSVYIHGKRLMVTGKEGDRIIRAFNNVRFFKTDMSGKCDSIHSSSRTALTKLIRNPILWNGESQITGDIMHLIGDNNTKKLDSLKVLNNTFILSKDTLGTGYNQVKGLNLYGKFKDGKLHDVDVIKNTEVVYYMRNDANELIGINKNVSSKINLILENNGIETITFFNQVDGDIFPEAELPENARKLRGMNWRGEERIKSKDDIFTKEENEENDKLVQEGKDDNAKENVPMKIRKETLDYDKKKPATKPAKTSKTKK, encoded by the coding sequence TTGAAGAAATCACTCTTTTTCATATATAGCTGTTTGCTAATTTTAAGTGTAAATTTAGGAATAGCACAAGCTCCAAAGAAAATCATTATTGAGAATGCTGATTGGTCCACTGTCGACCAAGAAGCAGTACCAGATGCACTTTTGTTGACCGGCAACGTGAAGATCAATCATGATGGCGTTACGCTAACTTGCAATAAAGCTTATTTTTTTCAGAAAGAAAATTACCTAAAAGCATTTGGAAATGTACAAATCGTACAGGGTGATACTTTGTTTCTAAACAGTAAATATGCTGAGTATAGTGGTAATTTTAAAAAAGCATTTGCAACAGGAAATCCTGTTATGAGTTCACCAGACGCAACATTACAAACAGATACTATTAATTTTGACAGAAATGTTCAGGAAGTATACTATAATTCTAAAGGAACAATCATAAACAAAGAAAACACTTTAGAAAGTAAGTCTGGAAGATATTATGTAGCCGAAAAAAAGTTTAAATTCTTAACAGCTGTTACAATCACTAACCCTAAGTATGTTATAAAATCAAACCATTTAGATTATTACAGCAATTCAGGGCATTCTTATTTATTTGGTCCATCAACGATAACTAGTAAAACCGATTATATATATACGGAAAAAGGGTTTTATGACACTAAAAAAAATCTAGCACATTTTCTCCGAAAATCATATATACGCTATGATGACCGATTAATAGAAGGAGATAGTTTGTATTACGACCGAAATAAAGATTTTGCTTCGGCAACACGAAATGTAAAAATTACCGACTCCATAAATCGAGGAATTGTAAAAGGACATTATGCCGAAATATACAAACAAAAAGATTCCATGTTTGTAACCAAGAGAGCCGTAGCCATCAACTTTGTTGAAAACGATTCGGTTTATATACACGGAAAAAGACTAATGGTTACAGGAAAAGAAGGCGATCGAATTATACGCGCTTTTAATAATGTTCGGTTTTTTAAAACTGATATGAGTGGAAAATGTGATTCGATACATTCAAGCAGCAGAACGGCTTTAACAAAACTAATACGAAACCCAATACTCTGGAACGGCGAAAGCCAGATTACTGGAGATATCATGCATCTTATAGGTGACAACAACACCAAGAAACTCGACTCACTCAAAGTACTCAATAATACCTTTATTTTATCTAAAGATACCTTGGGAACTGGCTATAATCAAGTCAAGGGATTAAATTTATACGGGAAATTCAAAGATGGAAAACTACACGATGTCGATGTTATAAAAAACACCGAAGTAGTTTATTATATGCGTAATGATGCCAATGAACTCATCGGAATCAATAAAAACGTAAGTAGTAAAATCAATCTTATTTTAGAGAATAACGGTATTGAAACCATAACATTTTTCAATCAGGTCGATGGAGATATATTTCCAGAAGCCGAATTACCCGAGAATGCACGAAAACTGCGAGGAATGAATTGGCGGGGAGAAGAAAGGATAAAGTCCAAAGACGATATCTTTACAAAAGAAGAAAACGAAGAGAACGATAAACTAGTTCAAGAAGGGAAAGATGATAATGCTAAAGAAAATGTTCCTATGAAAATAAGGAAAGAAACCCTCGATTACGATAAAAAGAAACCAGCAACAAAGCCTGCTAAAACATCCAAGACTAAAAAATAG
- a CDS encoding alpha-amylase family glycosyl hydrolase codes for MIKARVLVAGITAMVLVTACKTKDIKVNTDKKEIVSENKVVVYQVFTRLFGNKNTTNKPWGTIEENGVGKFDDFTDKALHEIKDLGVTYIWYTGVPHHALVRDYTAYGISNDDPEVIKGRAGSPYAVKDYYNVNPDLAVNPANRLQEFEALIARTHKAGLKVIIDIVPNHIARKYEGKNNPAGVTDFGANDDVTVVYKRDNNFYYIPNTPFEIPDNVVPLNGEKNPLVDGKFDENPAKWTGNGSSKAKPDQNDWYETVKVNYGIRPDGSKDFSELPVGFDKKSYQEHFAFWKDKDVPDSWKKFKSIALYWISKGVDGFRYDMAEMVPYEFWSYMNSAIKTQNPNAFLLAEVYNPKEYRNYIHLGKMDYLYDKVETYDKLKDVIKGKSSPDELSEIQHNMADIEHNMLHFLDNHDEQRLANAEFAGTPEKGKPLMVVSTTISTSPTMVYFGQEVGEAGHEDAGFGKPSRTSIFDYIGVPNHQRWMNNGKFDGGQLSQSEKNLRDFYKRLLNFSIKSPALMGQFQEIQTPNRKETDGYDAGIYSYVRWSGNQKLIVVANFSADKESTFELKIPVAIISKWNLKDGVYQLTDQLYLKDKTKLNVINGEGTAKIKIAPSESFIYEVK; via the coding sequence ATGATAAAAGCACGAGTTCTTGTGGCAGGGATTACCGCAATGGTTTTGGTTACTGCATGTAAAACAAAAGATATAAAAGTAAACACAGACAAAAAGGAAATTGTTTCTGAGAATAAAGTGGTTGTATATCAGGTTTTCACTCGTTTGTTTGGAAATAAAAATACGACTAACAAGCCTTGGGGAACTATTGAAGAAAATGGAGTAGGTAAGTTTGATGATTTTACTGATAAAGCACTACATGAAATTAAAGATTTAGGAGTTACCTATATTTGGTATACTGGTGTTCCGCATCATGCTTTGGTTCGTGATTATACTGCATATGGAATTTCGAATGATGATCCCGAAGTGATTAAAGGTAGAGCCGGATCGCCATACGCAGTAAAGGATTATTATAATGTAAATCCCGATTTGGCAGTTAATCCTGCCAATCGCTTGCAGGAATTTGAAGCATTGATAGCTCGTACTCATAAGGCAGGTTTAAAAGTTATTATCGATATCGTTCCAAATCATATTGCGCGTAAGTATGAAGGAAAAAACAATCCTGCTGGAGTAACAGATTTTGGAGCTAATGATGATGTGACAGTTGTGTATAAACGAGATAATAATTTTTATTATATACCTAATACTCCATTTGAAATCCCAGATAATGTTGTTCCATTAAATGGAGAGAAAAATCCGCTTGTAGATGGTAAATTTGATGAAAATCCAGCAAAATGGACTGGTAATGGTTCTAGTAAAGCTAAACCAGATCAAAATGACTGGTATGAAACAGTAAAAGTAAACTACGGTATCCGTCCTGATGGCTCTAAAGATTTTTCTGAACTTCCGGTTGGTTTCGACAAGAAATCATATCAAGAGCATTTTGCTTTTTGGAAAGACAAAGATGTTCCTGATTCTTGGAAAAAATTTAAATCGATTGCATTATACTGGATTTCTAAAGGTGTTGATGGCTTTCGTTATGATATGGCCGAAATGGTTCCGTATGAATTTTGGAGCTATATGAACTCAGCTATAAAAACTCAGAATCCAAATGCTTTTTTACTTGCCGAGGTGTATAATCCAAAAGAATACCGTAACTATATTCATTTGGGGAAAATGGATTATTTATACGATAAAGTTGAGACATATGACAAGTTAAAAGATGTTATTAAAGGCAAATCGTCTCCAGATGAACTTTCAGAAATTCAACATAATATGGCCGACATCGAGCATAATATGCTGCATTTCTTGGATAACCATGATGAGCAACGTTTGGCAAATGCTGAATTTGCAGGAACGCCAGAAAAAGGAAAGCCGTTAATGGTTGTTTCTACTACAATTAGCACTTCGCCTACGATGGTTTATTTTGGGCAAGAAGTAGGAGAGGCTGGTCATGAAGATGCTGGATTTGGCAAGCCTTCTCGAACATCTATCTTTGATTATATTGGAGTACCTAATCATCAGCGATGGATGAATAATGGTAAGTTTGATGGAGGGCAACTTTCTCAGTCTGAAAAGAATTTACGTGATTTTTACAAGCGACTACTAAACTTTTCTATAAAAAGCCCAGCATTAATGGGGCAATTTCAAGAAATTCAAACTCCAAATCGAAAAGAAACGGATGGGTATGATGCAGGTATTTATTCTTATGTACGTTGGTCAGGTAATCAAAAATTAATTGTTGTAGCTAATTTTTCTGCGGATAAAGAAAGCACATTTGAATTAAAGATTCCTGTTGCTATTATTTCAAAATGGAATCTGAAAGATGGAGTATATCAATTAACAGATCAATTGTATTTGAAGGATAAGACAAAATTGAATGTAATAAATGGGGAAGGGACTGCTAAGATTAAAATAGCACCATCTGAATCGTTTATTTATGAAGTGAAATAA